From the Deinococcus aetherius genome, the window AGGCGGACGCGCTGGGGGACCTCGACGTGGCGCTCGCCTGGCTGAGGGCGCGTTCCCCCGGGCAGCCGATCTTCGCGCTGGGCAGCGGCCAGGGCGGCGTCCTGCTCTTTCCCCTCGCGGCGCGGCACCCCGACCTCGCGGGGATTCTGGCGTTCAGCCCCCTCCCCGGCGACCTCTTCGAACTGGACGCCCTGGCGGAGGCCCGCCGGGTGCGGGTGCCCGTCTTCGTCACGAGCGGCAACGAGCCCTTCGAGATCGGGGGAGCGCGGGAACTCCTCGCGGCGGTCGGCTCGGCGCGCCGGGCGCAGTATGTCCCCCCGGGCTTCGGCCTGCGCGGGGCGGCGAACCTCGACCCGGCGAAGACGACGGAGGTGGCCGTGACCGAGGGGTACTGGGCGGCGGTGCTCCGCTTCCTGGGGTCACCGTAGGGACAGGGACATTGTTTGCGGGCACCCAGTCCTCACTTAAGTCACCCTGCGGGTAAGAGTTCTGCAAGCGTGGGGCTGTTCATTATTGAACGAGTTCTTCCGGGCGGCTGGAGTTCCAAACGGCGGCCCGGCTCCTCTCTCCCGCGTCTCTCTCCCTTCCCCAGGGGTGGCTATGTCCTCGGCACCGCACGACCTCTCCCTTCTCGGCACCCTTCCGGACACCGCCTTCGCGGCGCTGCTGGACCTCTACGTTCGCCTGACGGGAGCGCGGAGCGCGCTGCTCACGCTGACCGACGGCGAGACCTCCTGGCGGGGCGGCCAGCCACCCTGCCAGGAACCGGGCGACGGGGACCCCGGGGAGGGGACGACGCTCGCCTTCCGGCACGAGGGGCTGAGCGGGACCCTGACGCTCTGGGGAGTGGAGAACTCCCTGCCGGAGCACACGGGGACGGGGCCGCACCCCTTCGTCACCGCCCTGGGGCACGAGTGGGCGCTGTACGCGGGGCAGACGGCGCTGCAACAGGCGCACGACCAGCTCCAGGCGATGGTGCAGGCCGCACCCCTGGCCGTGTACTCTCTGACGCTGGAGGGGCTGGTCAAGCAGTGGAACGCGGCGGCGGCGCAGACCCTGGGGCTGCCGGGCGAGCGGGTGCTCGGGCGTGAGGTCGAGGACGACCGCCTGCGCAGCGCCTTCGCGGCCCTGCGGCGCAGTGTGGCGCGGGGGCAGCACCCCACCCCGCCGCAACACCTGCAACTGGAGCGCCCGGACGGCGGGCAGGTGGACGTGACGCTGACGGCCGCGCCCCTGCCCGGCGGGCTGGTGGGCACGGCGCAGGAGGTCACGCGCGAGGAGGGGCAACGGCACCAGGCCGCGCAGCAGCTCGCCCTGCTGGAATCGGTCCTCGCGCACGCGAACGATTCGGTCCTGATCACCGAGGCCGAGCCCCAGGATTTGCCGGGGCCGCGCATCGTGTACGCGAACGCGGCCTTCACCCGCACGACGGGCTACTCGCTGGAGGAGGTGCTCGGCCAGACGCCCCGCCTCCTGCACGGGCCGCGCACCGACCGCCGGGCGCTCGACAAGATCCGCGAGGCCCTGAAGAAGTGGAAGAGCGTGCAGGTCGAGGTCGTCAACTACCGCAAGGACGGCAGCGAGTTCTGGGTCGAGCTGTCCATCGCGCCCGTCGCCGACGAGACCGGCTGGTACACCCACTGGATTTCGATCCAGCGCGACATCTCCGAGCGCAAGCAGTTCGCCGAGCACCTCGACCGTGAGCGGGCCCGGGTCCTCGAACTCGCCGCGAAGAACGCGCCCCTCTCGCAGGTGCTCGCGCGGCTGGCGGGCACCCTGGAGCGGCAGTTCGAGGGGCGGCGGGCGGCGGTCGTGCTGCCCGGAGAACCGCCCGAGGTCTATACCGTCCACGGGGACGCCGAGCACGAGCGCGAGAGCTGGGGGCGGGTGGCGGCCCGCGCGGCGGAGGAGAGCTTCACCCTGCCTTTCGGCGCGGCCCCGAGGACCTGGCACGTCTGGCGGCACCCGGTTCGGAACGGCGAGGGCGAGGGGCTGGGCACCGTCCTGCTGCTCGGCAAGGACGCCGCGCCCCCCAACGCCGACGAGCGGGCCCAGCTCGACGCGGGCGCGGGGCTCGCCGCCCTGGTGATCGAGCGGTACCGGGCGAACTCGGCGCTGGAGCGGCAGGCCCTGTACGACCCGCTGACCAACCTGCCCAACCGGGTGCTGTTCGAGCGCGAACTCAAACGCACCCTGGCCGAGGCGCAGGCGGCGGGAAGACCCATCGCCGTCGGGCTGATGGACCTCGACCGCTTCAAGCTGATCAACGACACCCTGGGACACAGCGTCGGCGACGCCCTTCTCCAGCAGGTCGCCGCCCGGCTGCGGGGGGCGCTGGGGGGAGGCGACACCCTGGCGCGCATGGGCGGCGACGAGTTCCTGCTCGTGCTGGGGGGAAGCGCCACCCCGCCGGGCATCCAGGCGGCGGCCGAGAGGCTGCTCCACACCTTCACCCAGCCCTTTGGCCTCGCCGGGCACGAGGTCTTCGTGCGGCCCTCCATCGGGTTCACGGTCTTTCCCCACGCGGCGACGGCGGTCGAGCACCTGCTTCAGCAGGCCGATACCGCGATGTACCAGGCCAAGCGCCGGGGCGGCGGCTACGCCGTGTACACCCAGGGGGGCGAGGAGCGCCTGGCGGCGATCACGCTGGAAACCGCGCTCAACCGCGCCCTGGAGCGCCAGGAGTTCGTGCTGCACTACCAGCCGCAGTGGGAGGCGCGCACCGGGAGAATGGTGGGGGTCGAGGCCCTGCTGCGCTGGCAGCACCCCGAACTCGGCCTCGTGCCGCCCGCCGATTTCATTCCCCTCGCCGAGGTGACCGGGCTGATCGTGCCCATCGGGGCGTGGGTGCTGCGGCAGGCCTGCGAGCAGGCCGTGGCGTGGACCTCTTTGGCCCCCGAGTTGCGGATGTCGGTGAACCTCTCCGCCCGGCAGTTTCTGGAGCCCAACCTGATCGAGACGGTGACCTGGGCCCTCCAGACCTCGGGCCTGAGTCCGGAGCGGCTCGAACTCGAACTCACCGAGAGCATGCTGATGCAGGCGCTGGAGGCGCTGGGAACCCTGCACCGCCTCAAGGACCTGGGGGTGCGGGTGGTCGTGGACGACTTCGGCACCGGCTACTCCAACCTCGCCTACCTCAAGCAGTACCCCATCGACGGGCTCAAGATCGACCGCTCCTTCACGGCGGGCGTGGCGAGCGGCCTCCCGGCGGCCGGGCGCGACGAGGCCCTGGTGAAGGCGGTGATGAACCTCGCCGGGGCGCTCGGCCTGGAGGTCACCGTGGAGGGGGTGGAGACCCCCCCGCAGCTCGACTTCCTGCGCGAGCACGCCTGCGACTACGTGCAGGGCTACCTCACGGGACGGCCCCAGGACGCGCGGGCGCTCGGCGCCCTGCTGGAGGGGCGCCGGATCACCTCGGCCCGCTGAGGGCCACCCGGCTCCGAACGGCTCCACCTTTATCCTCGGAGGGGCCCCCGGAGTAAGCCTCCTGTGAGGCGGCCGCGCCTACCTTCACGGGGAAATACGTCCACAGTCCCAGCTTCCGCGCCCGAAAGGAAGGCATGTCCGCAGCCCACGTCTCCCCCGCCCGACCGTTCCGCCCCGCCGAGGGGCGTGGTCCCGTCCCGGTCCCCCGTGGCGACTGAGGCTGGAGTCACCCATCCCCTGCTGGAGCGGCAACTCCGGGCGCTGGGGCTGGACGAGGCCACGCCCCCGGACCCCGGGGTCTGGCGCCAGTTCCTCGCGCAGGTGGAGGGCGCCTACGCCGGGGCCGACGAGGACCGCGCTCAGGCCGCCACCGAGCGGCAGCGGGCGGCGCAGGCCGGGCAGGAGCAGAGGGCCTTTTACGAGGGCATCCTGGGGCGGCTGCCCGTGGAGGTCGCCGTGCTCGACCCCGGGGGGCGGTACCTCTTCTGCAACCGGGCGGCCATCCGCGACGACGCCATCCGGGCGTGGATCATCGGCCGCACCGACCGCGAGTACGTCGAGCACCGGGGCTTCGACCCGGGGGTGGCCCTTCGCCGCGAGGCCCGCTTCCGGGCGGCGGTCGAGGGGGGCCGTCCGGTCTCCTGGGAGGAGACGTTCACCACCCCCGGGGGCGAGCCGAGGCACCACCTGCGGCACTTCAACCCGGTGTTCGCCCCGGACGAGCGGCTGGAGATGGTCCTGGGGTACGGCCGCGACGTCACCGAGCGGCGGGCGGCGCAAGACGCCCTCCAGGCGCTGAACGGCGAACTGGAGCGGCGGGTGGGCGAGCGCACCGAGGAGCTGCGGCGGCTGAACGAGCAGCTTCAGCACGACGCCTTCCACGACGCGCTCACCGGCCTGCCGAACCGCGCGCTGCTGCGAGACCGGCTGGGGCAGGCCGTCGAGCGGTACCACCGTCGGCCGGGCAGCGGCTTCGCGGTGCTGCTCCTCGACTGCGACCGTTTCAAGGGGGTCAACGACTCGCTCGGGCACACGGCGGGGGACGCCCTGCTGGTCGAGATGGCGGGGCGGCTCAGGGAGTGTGTCCGGCCGCTCGACACGGTGGCGCGCATGGGCGGGGACGAGTTCGTGATCCTGCTGGAGGAGGTGGACCCGGGGCGGGCGCTGCGGGCCGCCGAGCGCGTTCAGCGGGCGCTGGGAACGCCGCTCTCCCTGGGAGGCCAGGACGTGCAGATGTCGGCGAGCATCGGGGTGGTCCTGGCCGACCCCGCGCACACCTGCCCGGAGGACGTGCTGCGCGACGCGGACATCGCCATGTACCGGGCCAAGGCGCGGGGCCGGGCCGGGCACCAGCTCTTCACCGCCCAGATGCGCGCCGAGGCGCTGAACCTGATTACCCTGGAGCGCGACTTGCGCCGCGCCGTGCGGGACGGGCAGCTCACGGTGGAGTACCAGCCTATCGTCGCCCTGAGCAGCGGCGAGCCGGAGGGCTTCGAGGCGCTCGTGCGCTGGTCGCACCCCACCCTGGGGCCGGTTTCCCCCGTCCAGTTCATCCCGGTCGCCGAGGAGAGCGGGCTGATCCTCGACCTCGACCGCTGGGTGCTGCGCGAGGCCTGCGTCCGGATGGAAGCCTGGCGGCGGGAGGTTCCGCACGCGGGCCCCCTCAGCCTCAGCGTGAACTTCTCCGGGCAGCAGTTCGCCCAGCCCGACCTGTGCGAGCGGGTCGAGGAGATCCTGCGCGAGACCGGCTTCGACCCACACCTGCTGCGCATCGAGATGACCGAGAGCGTCCTCGTGCAGGATTCGGAGGTCGCCCGCGCGAACTTTGGGCGCCTGCGGGCCCTGGGCATCGGGCTGCACATCGACGACTTCGGCACCGGCTACTCCTCGCTGGGCTACCTCCAGCACCACCCGGTCAACGTCATCAAGATCGACCGCTCCTTCATCACGCGCATGTCGGCCAGCGCCGAGAGCGCCGAACTCGTCCGCACGATGATCGGCATGGCCCGTCACCTCGGCCTGCGGGTGGTCGCCGAGGGCGTCGAGTCGCCGGGGCAGCTCGACGCCCTGCGCGGGCTGGGCTGCGACTACGGGCAGGGCTACCTCTTCTCCCGCCCGCTGAGCCCGGGGGCGGCCGCGCTCTTCTTGCAGGGCGCGCGTGGGCCCTCGTCCGGCCACGAGGTCACGAGTTGAGAACGCGCCGAACGCCGAAAGAAGAAAGAGGGGCGCGCTCCCCGTAAGGCTTTGGGGGGCGACAGGCCCTCGTCCTCGTCTTTGGAAACGCGGTTTCGCCCTCTCCTCGAGGGCAATTTCGGGACTGATTCCCTCTCCTCCTTTGGAGTCCCGCCGCCGCTGGGCGCGCCCATGTCTCCCGCCCTGTTCGGGAAGTTCAGCGGGGGGGGGACAGGTCGGGGGAAACTGGCTGGGAGAAGCGCGAACCGCCGGGCCACCCTGCCCGCCGGGGTCGGCCTCGGCCACGCCCCCAACCTGGGCCGGGCGAGGGATGCCTGCGGCGGCTGACGACGCGGGGAGGACGGACGCCGCGCCCGCGCATGTCGTGACGAGGCGGGCGGGTATCCCCCATGAACCCCCCTCAGGTCTTGTCCTCGCGGCGCAGGGGCGTTCGCCGCAGGGTCACCTCGCCGTCCACCAGATGCCAGTACAGCCCGCCCTCCGTCATACCCGATGCGGCGGGAGGCGGCGTCGGTGGCGGGGCGCAACCCCTCGATGAGGCGGGCCTTGTGGCGCCCGAAGCGGCGGGTGGCGCTCGACATGCTCATCGCGGCGATGGCCTCGCCGTTGAGGTCGCGGATGGGGGCGGCGACGCTTCACACGCCGGTCACCCGCTCCTCGATGGCGAGGGCGTAGCCCCGCTCGCGGGTGCGGGCGAGGTCGGAGAGGAGTTCGTCGCGGCTCGTGATCGTGTTCGGCGTGTACGCCCGCAGCGGCCCCGACGCGAAGGCGCGCTCGATGTCCGCCTGGGGCCGGTGCGCGAGGATGACCTTGCCGAGGGCGGTCGCGTGAGGGGGCAACGTGGCGCCGACGCGGGTCTCCGTCAGCGGCGGGTGGCCCTCCACCCTGTCGATGCAGATCACCTGCCCCCCGTCGAAGGCCGCCAGATGCACCGTCTCCCTCACGACCTCGGCGAGGTGCGTCATCTCCTCGCAGGCGACGGCGCGCCAGGGCGTGTGCGACATCAGCACGGCGTTGAGCGCCATCACCCGGAAGCCCAGCCGGTAGCGCCCGGTGACGAAGCGGTGCAGCAGCCCGATCTGCGTCAGCGTGGTGAGGAGCGCGTGGGCGCTCGACTTCGACATTCCCAGCGCGCGGGCGGCCTGGGTCACCCCCACCTCGGGGCTCTCGATTTTTCCAGGAGGCGTCCGGGCTCGGCCCGGTCCGTCCGGGGCAGCGTCAGGGTGGCGGTCGTGCCCTCGCCCACCCGGCTTTCCAGCGTCAGGGTGCCGCCGTGCGCCTCGGCCAGGGTGCGGGCGATACTCAGGCCGAGGCCGCTGCCGGGGGCGCTCCGGGCATCATCGACGCGGTGCAGGCGGTCGAAGACCCGCTCCAGATGTTCGGGGGGAATGCCCCGCCCCGTGTCCCGCACGGTGAGGCGCCAAGTCGCTGCCTCCGGTGCCTCGGCGCCAAGCGTCACCGTGCCCCCGGGCGGCGTGTGGTTGAGGGCGTTCTGAACGAGATTGTGCAGAACCTGGGTGACTCGCACCGGGTCGATCCAGGCAGGCGGCCCCCCGGCAGCCTGGACGGTGAGCGTCACACCCGCGTGCCCGGCTCGGTCCTCGAAGGCGGCCACCACCCCGGCGAGGAGCGCCCCGACGCTCACCTCCCGGCGGTGCAGGGTCAGGTCCCCCGCGTCGGCGAGCGACAGCAGGCGCAGGTCCCCGGTCAGGTGCAGCAGGTGCCCCGTCTGGGTGTGGAGGCGGGTCAATCTCTCGGGCGTGGGGCTCAGGGTGCCCTCCAGCATCGCCTCCAGCGTGGCGCGCATGACGCTCAGCGGCGTGGTGAGGTCGTGCGCGATGTCGGCGCTCAACTGCCGACTCGCCACCCGGCGCCTCTCCAGCTCCGCCGTCATGGCGTTGAAGGCGGCCAGCAGCTCGCCCAGCTCGTCCGGCGGACCTGCGGGAAGGGGCTGGGGCGCGCGGCCCACGGTCAGGGACCGGACTCCGCGTTGCAGGGCCCGCAGCGGCGCGAGGAGGTGGCGCGAGACGGCGGCCCCCAGCCCGGTGGCGAGCAGGGCCGCCAGTCCCACGGCCCCCAGCAGCAGCAGGGCGGTCTGCGTCAGGAACGTCTGGCTTTGCGCGTCGAGGGGTGGGAGCGTGCCCGTGGCGTACAGGTAGGCGACGGCCTTCCCGTTCACCCGGACCTCCCGCAGCCCGGCCCGCCGCGCGGCGGGGAGGACCGCCCCCGTCGGGTAACCGGGGACGCCACTCAGCACGCGAAACTCCGGGTCCAGCACCAGGAAGGGAGGCAGGGAGGTCGGCGGCGGCGGGCGACGCTCCGGCTCCAGGTTGCGCTCCTCGGGCGGCGGCTCCTGGGGTTGCAGCCCCGCCAGGGTGCCCCTCCAGCGGTAGTGTGCCCGAATGTTGTTGTCCAGTTCGCGCAGCACCTCCGCCTCCCGCAGGGCCAGGTAGGTGTGCCGGGCGTACCCGAAGGTCACCCCGGCCAGCAGCAGCAGGGCGGGCAGGCTCACCAGGGTGAAGGCGCGGACGAGCCGGGCGCGCAGGCTTCTCAAGGCCCCCTCCTCCTCACGGCACCTCCCGCAGGCGGTAGCCCACCCCGTAGACCGTCTCCAGCAACTCCGCGTCCTCACTCAACTTGGCGCGCAGGTTGCGGACGTGCACGTTGATGGTGCGCTCCGAGCCGCCCGCGTCCTCCTGGAGGTGCGTGAGCAGTTCCGCCCGGGTGAACACGCGCTGGGGACTCAGCAGCAGTAGGTGCAGCAGCTCGAACTCCACCCGGGTGAGGTGGACCACCTCGCCCCGGAGCCGGACCTCGCGGCTCCGGGCGTCGAGACTCAGCGCGCCGTGCCGGAGCGGGCCGCATTCTCCCACCGGTCGTGTGCGCCGCAGCAAGGCCTTGACCCGCGCGAGGAGTTCGGCGACCGAGAAGGGCTTGGTCACGTAGTCGTCGGCCCCCAGTTCCAGGGCGAGCACCTTGTCGGCCTCGCCCTCCCGCGCCGTCAGCATCAGGACGGGGGCGTCCGACTCGGCCCGCAGCCGCCGCAACACCTCCAGCCCGCCCAGGCCCGGCAGCATCACGTCGAGCACGATCAGGTCGGGCCCGGTGTGAAGCGCGGCCTGGAGTCCCGCGCGACCCTCCCGCGCCGACGTGACCCGGTAGCCCAACGCCCCGAAATACTCGTGCAGCAGGGCACTCATGTCCGGGTTGTCCTCGATGACGAGCAGGTGTGGCACGCGCTTCCTCCCCTTTCTGTAAGGCAGCTTACGGGGCCCTCCGGGGAGGAAGCCAGCTCACTACTCCAGTTCTGAACAAGTGTTCGGTACAACGGGGCTTCGGGACCCGACCTTCCTGGGGCCACGGTGGCCCACGCTCCCTTCTTCCCGGAGGCACCTTGAAACGTTCCCTCACCCTGGCACTCCTGATAGGAACGGCGGCGTTCGGCGGCCGCCTCGCCACCACCGCGCTCGCGGGCGGGGCCGGGCCGACCCCCCCGGCAACCGCCACCCTGCGCGCGGACGGCACGGTCGTCACCACGGGCCTGCGCCTCGGCGGCCAGAACGTCACCCTTCCGGCGCAGTGCGTGGGGCTCACCAACCAGACCGCCCGGGTGGTGTGCGCGGCCAATGCCTTCCTCGCCACGCTGAGCGCCGAGCAGCGGGCCAGGGTCCTCCTGCCCGCGTCGAAAGCGAACGCGGCTCGGTGGTCTAACCTCCCCGTCGCCATCGTGCCGCGTAACGGCGTCGCGCTCGGCACCCTGAACCCCACCCAGCTCGCCGCCGCGCTCGCGGTCGTGAAGACCGTGACGGGCTCTGCGGTGGACGAGGGCTACGACGAGGTGTTGCAGCTTCGCCTCGCCGACGACGTGCTCAACATCTCGGGCAACACGAACGGCGTGGGGGGCGGAGGAGCGCCTCCTGGCCCGCCCCCGAACGGAGCGCCTGCGGGTGGGACACCTCCCGGTGGAGCGCCAGGAGGCTCGCCGCCGACCGGAGGCTTCCCGGCGGGAGGTCTCACGGGGAACGATTACGGCAGCGGCCTGTACTCCCTGGCCTTTCTGGGCACCCCCAGCACGACGGGCACGTGGCAGCTCCAGTTCGGCGGGCACCACCTCGCGGTGAACACGACCTTCAGGGCCGGACAGGTCGTGGGCGCCACGCCGAAGTTCACCGGGGTGGAACCCAGGGTCTGGACGGCGAACGGCAAGACCTACGCGCCGCTCAGGACCGAACACGACACGATGGCCGCTATGCTCGCGGGGCTCAACGGCAAGCAGCTCGCCGCCGCCCGGCTCTCCCAGACCTTCAGCGACGTGCTGCTGGGACCGGGGAAGGACGGCCAGTTCCCCGCCACGAAGGCGGGCGTGCGGGTCGGCACGCTGGGCGCCGCGCAAAGAGCCCGGGTGCTCGCCGCCATCCGGCCCTGGGTGCAGGACGCCGACGACGCCACCGCCGCCCGGCTCCTGGCCGTGTACGGGCAGGAATTGAACGATACCTACATCGCCTACTCCGGCAACCCCACGCTGACGAAGAACGCCGATTACGTCCGCATCGACGGCCCCAGCGTGTGGATCGAGTTCGCGTGCCAGAACGGCGTCGTGTACCGCTCGCAGATTCACTACCACACCATCTGGCGCGACCACACCCGCGACTACGGCGGCGAGTACAGCTTCTAGACCCCTGCCCTTCCCCTCACCGGAAAGAGGTGCCGTATGAAGAAGAGTCTGCTCGCCCTCCCCCTCAGCCTCGCCCTGCTGCTCGCCGGGTGTGGCAGCACGACGACCGGGACCGACGACAGCACGGACACGGGCACGGGCGGCGACCCGATCAGCACCGGCACGACCGCCGAGGTGGTCGCCGCCGCAAACGCCTTCCTCGCCACCCTCTCGACGAGTCAGCAGTCGAGCGTGGTGCTGACCCGCACCCAGGCCGAGGCCATCCAGTGGTCAAACCTGCCCTGTGGGTCGAACTGCCGCAACGGCATCCAGTTCAGCACCCTGAGCGCGACTCAGCTCGCCGCCGCGCAAGCGGTCGTGAAGGCCGCGATGGGCACCACCACCAATGAGGGCTACGACGAGGCCATGCAAATTCGCGCCGCCGACGACGTGTTGGGCGCAGCGGGCAGCAGTGGCGGTGGACCGGGGGGCGGCGGGTACAGTTCCGGAACCTACTTCCTCGCCTTCCTGAACACGCCTAGCACGACCGGGCAGTGGCAGCTTC encodes:
- a CDS encoding alpha/beta hydrolase encodes the protein MRHLVLALLLALFASLAAPVQLRAADGLVLYGEFVSPARPRGAVLLLHAAGQNLHEFGGVAPRLAREGYASLALDGRFGGEYDGHRNRTVEGLGERILTEADALGDLDVALAWLRARSPGQPIFALGSGQGGVLLFPLAARHPDLAGILAFSPLPGDLFELDALAEARRVRVPVFVTSGNEPFEIGGARELLAAVGSARRAQYVPPGFGLRGAANLDPAKTTEVAVTEGYWAAVLRFLGSP
- a CDS encoding sensor domain-containing protein, which encodes MSSAPHDLSLLGTLPDTAFAALLDLYVRLTGARSALLTLTDGETSWRGGQPPCQEPGDGDPGEGTTLAFRHEGLSGTLTLWGVENSLPEHTGTGPHPFVTALGHEWALYAGQTALQQAHDQLQAMVQAAPLAVYSLTLEGLVKQWNAAAAQTLGLPGERVLGREVEDDRLRSAFAALRRSVARGQHPTPPQHLQLERPDGGQVDVTLTAAPLPGGLVGTAQEVTREEGQRHQAAQQLALLESVLAHANDSVLITEAEPQDLPGPRIVYANAAFTRTTGYSLEEVLGQTPRLLHGPRTDRRALDKIREALKKWKSVQVEVVNYRKDGSEFWVELSIAPVADETGWYTHWISIQRDISERKQFAEHLDRERARVLELAAKNAPLSQVLARLAGTLERQFEGRRAAVVLPGEPPEVYTVHGDAEHERESWGRVAARAAEESFTLPFGAAPRTWHVWRHPVRNGEGEGLGTVLLLGKDAAPPNADERAQLDAGAGLAALVIERYRANSALERQALYDPLTNLPNRVLFERELKRTLAEAQAAGRPIAVGLMDLDRFKLINDTLGHSVGDALLQQVAARLRGALGGGDTLARMGGDEFLLVLGGSATPPGIQAAAERLLHTFTQPFGLAGHEVFVRPSIGFTVFPHAATAVEHLLQQADTAMYQAKRRGGGYAVYTQGGEERLAAITLETALNRALERQEFVLHYQPQWEARTGRMVGVEALLRWQHPELGLVPPADFIPLAEVTGLIVPIGAWVLRQACEQAVAWTSLAPELRMSVNLSARQFLEPNLIETVTWALQTSGLSPERLELELTESMLMQALEALGTLHRLKDLGVRVVVDDFGTGYSNLAYLKQYPIDGLKIDRSFTAGVASGLPAAGRDEALVKAVMNLAGALGLEVTVEGVETPPQLDFLREHACDYVQGYLTGRPQDARALGALLEGRRITSAR
- a CDS encoding putative bifunctional diguanylate cyclase/phosphodiesterase, with protein sequence MATEAGVTHPLLERQLRALGLDEATPPDPGVWRQFLAQVEGAYAGADEDRAQAATERQRAAQAGQEQRAFYEGILGRLPVEVAVLDPGGRYLFCNRAAIRDDAIRAWIIGRTDREYVEHRGFDPGVALRREARFRAAVEGGRPVSWEETFTTPGGEPRHHLRHFNPVFAPDERLEMVLGYGRDVTERRAAQDALQALNGELERRVGERTEELRRLNEQLQHDAFHDALTGLPNRALLRDRLGQAVERYHRRPGSGFAVLLLDCDRFKGVNDSLGHTAGDALLVEMAGRLRECVRPLDTVARMGGDEFVILLEEVDPGRALRAAERVQRALGTPLSLGGQDVQMSASIGVVLADPAHTCPEDVLRDADIAMYRAKARGRAGHQLFTAQMRAEALNLITLERDLRRAVRDGQLTVEYQPIVALSSGEPEGFEALVRWSHPTLGPVSPVQFIPVAEESGLILDLDRWVLREACVRMEAWRREVPHAGPLSLSVNFSGQQFAQPDLCERVEEILRETGFDPHLLRIEMTESVLVQDSEVARANFGRLRALGIGLHIDDFGTGYSSLGYLQHHPVNVIKIDRSFITRMSASAESAELVRTMIGMARHLGLRVVAEGVESPGQLDALRGLGCDYGQGYLFSRPLSPGAAALFLQGARGPSSGHEVTS
- a CDS encoding IclR family transcriptional regulator, encoding MTQAARALGMSKSSAHALLTTLTQIGLLHRFVTGRYRLGFRVMALNAVLMSHTPWRAVACEEMTHLAEVVRETVHLAAFDGGQVICIDRVEGHPPLTETRVGATLPPHATALGKVILAHRPQADIERAFASGPLRAYTPNTITSRDELLSDLARTRERGYALAIEERVTGV
- a CDS encoding sensor histidine kinase, translated to MRSLRARLVRAFTLVSLPALLLLAGVTFGYARHTYLALREAEVLRELDNNIRAHYRWRGTLAGLQPQEPPPEERNLEPERRPPPPTSLPPFLVLDPEFRVLSGVPGYPTGAVLPAARRAGLREVRVNGKAVAYLYATGTLPPLDAQSQTFLTQTALLLLGAVGLAALLATGLGAAVSRHLLAPLRALQRGVRSLTVGRAPQPLPAGPPDELGELLAAFNAMTAELERRRVASRQLSADIAHDLTTPLSVMRATLEAMLEGTLSPTPERLTRLHTQTGHLLHLTGDLRLLSLADAGDLTLHRREVSVGALLAGVVAAFEDRAGHAGVTLTVQAAGGPPAWIDPVRVTQVLHNLVQNALNHTPPGGTVTLGAEAPEAATWRLTVRDTGRGIPPEHLERVFDRLHRVDDARSAPGSGLGLSIARTLAEAHGGTLTLESRVGEGTTATLTLPRTDRAEPGRLLEKSRAPRWG
- a CDS encoding response regulator transcription factor, translating into MPHLLVIEDNPDMSALLHEYFGALGYRVTSAREGRAGLQAALHTGPDLIVLDVMLPGLGGLEVLRRLRAESDAPVLMLTAREGEADKVLALELGADDYVTKPFSVAELLARVKALLRRTRPVGECGPLRHGALSLDARSREVRLRGEVVHLTRVEFELLHLLLLSPQRVFTRAELLTHLQEDAGGSERTINVHVRNLRAKLSEDAELLETVYGVGYRLREVP
- a CDS encoding DUF3500 domain-containing protein, coding for MKRSLTLALLIGTAAFGGRLATTALAGGAGPTPPATATLRADGTVVTTGLRLGGQNVTLPAQCVGLTNQTARVVCAANAFLATLSAEQRARVLLPASKANAARWSNLPVAIVPRNGVALGTLNPTQLAAALAVVKTVTGSAVDEGYDEVLQLRLADDVLNISGNTNGVGGGGAPPGPPPNGAPAGGTPPGGAPGGSPPTGGFPAGGLTGNDYGSGLYSLAFLGTPSTTGTWQLQFGGHHLAVNTTFRAGQVVGATPKFTGVEPRVWTANGKTYAPLRTEHDTMAAMLAGLNGKQLAAARLSQTFSDVLLGPGKDGQFPATKAGVRVGTLGAAQRARVLAAIRPWVQDADDATAARLLAVYGQELNDTYIAYSGNPTLTKNADYVRIDGPSVWIEFACQNGVVYRSQIHYHTIWRDHTRDYGGEYSF